AAATTTTAGCTTTCTTTTGTCTGTGTTGAAACTTGCCAAACTCCAggctttaatatatactgtacatgttttgcACAAATTATTAGAATAAGATAAAAGGGATCATAACTGCTAAATATATACAAGTCTCAATATAATAGCtatcaaatttagaaaaaaagcctatcaaataactaataaaataaaagttgaacCCCGTTAACAAAACTTTTCTCAGCATCAACAGAACCAAAGTATCAATACAAGTTTAAACTTTGCTTTCAAGAATACATTGAATTCACAGCATAAAATTTGAGATTCCATTACAATGTACATTTTCCTTCTAAAATATAATTGGattttaaaaaataagtttttcagTAGATCACAGGTAATAAATTGCTTTTATTTAACTTTACcaaaggtaaaattaaaaaaaaaaattcccaaatgaGGAAAAATGCCTATAAAGTTCATATGATATTGGAGTAAAATATATGGCATCTCTTTATTTCTACTTCGGGAAAAAAACTGCTATCTTTCGTAATTTCAAACCTTAAAATCATACAAAGATACTATAAAAATCACATCCTAAAAAACACTAAAGTAATGGTGTCAACTACTGGTTTAAATCTAAAATTCTTGTCAGAACTAGAAAAAAGCTTATTTATAAATGACTCAAGATTCTTATAAAAGTGGGAATGTGTTATGCACTTGAAACAAATACAGTGCCAAAATGATCATGTAATAACGACAAATATTTTTTCACCTAACAAGAAACAAGATTACTGCACTGTACATCTTTTAAAGTActgtaattaataaaaaatgacaaaacatGAATATAAGAAATTATAAAGCTTTTGCCTAGAATCTAGCAAAGAAACAAACTGTGCCTAGGAAACTCTTAGGAAACTCACAGACTCAAAACACTAAATCACCATCGTACAGTAGCACCCGATCAAAGAGTAAAATATACAACCTTAACCAAGTATGAACCGTTTTAAGTACCACATAAAAAGCCATACAAAGGGGAAAGAGAGGCATTTCACATCAGTTAAATGTAACTTCAGTGTATAATATCGACATATTAACAATATAACTCCTTTTACTCCACAGTAACAGACTTCGCAAGATTACGAGGACAATCAACATTACATCCTTTCAATACTGCTACGTGGTAAGATACTAGCTGCAAAGGAATAACCGTGAGGATCCCCTGTAAACAGTCAACGGTTTTTGGAACTTCTAGAACACTGGAACCATACTTTTGTGGTTCTTGATCATTTTTGTGGCAAATAAGAATAGGTCGACCCTCTCGTGCAGTTACTTGCTGAAGGGCATTCATGcatttctgaaagaaaatgcaCTCAAATTAATACCTCACATATTAGTACCTTCATTCTCATTTGGTAAGCTCTTAGAAATTTCATAACCATTAATAATTTGTTTTGCCTGAGGAcatgaaaatctatatattttaaaaCATACATAGTATGCAAATCAAATTTTCTGAAGGAAGACAATTCCTCCTTCGATAAATGTTGATATGTAACAAACATTTTATTTTCACACGTGTGGCCATTTCAGGTAAGGATTtgttaaaaaaatttttaaatagataaagaaaatttgaaaaacaagacagcagaataaataataattatgtatgctactattgaagaaattatagatATACTTTTTAAGCCacagaatatttcaaaattttacattaGAGTAGCAAAAGAAAATTAATACAAAAGCTAATAAGCTATAAAATATCATATGTTAAACACCCATCAACAAGAtactaattatataataaaatatattttttttaaattcaaagtcCATTAAAAGTATTCTGTAAATCTTTAATGATTAAAAATTAGGTTTTTACAAAGAAATAAGAATTGATTTGGCTTATTTCATGGAAGTCAGAAAGGCttataattatatgaaattaaaTCTTGCTCCTCATTAATATATAACAAACCATAATTTACCAGCAACTTACCACAAATACGTTATCTCTGGTACAGATCATAATGATTGGCATGCCTTTGTCCACAAGAGCAAGGGGTCCATGCTTAAGTTCTCCAGCTAAAATACCTTCACTGTGCATGTATGTGATTTCTTTGATTTTCTGGGAAAATAAGTGCATAATTAATTTTACGCAATTTAGGTATATGTAAATTAAACAATTTCAGAAACATAATCATAGTAATTTAAATATCCTCAAAGGAATGAATAAATACTTATCAATAAAAAACCAGACAACTAAGTGCTGGAGTTAGAACTTTTAAATCTCAAAATCCTTACCAAAGCGCCTTCAAGACAGGTGGCATAATTGTATCCGCGACCCAAAACTAGAAGAGATTTCTTCTCAAATACTTTCTTGCTGATTTCCTGTATCTTGGAATCTAGTTCAAGTACCTATTGGAGAAATATCTATAATATAACACTTGCACAGGTATTGAAAAATGTTAACCTGAAACCATACTGAACCAGCTTAATACAGGTTAACCAATgttcataaatgaataaaaaaaaatatcatattgaaggttatttttcttttaaagccCAAAAATCTAATAGTGAGTACAGCACTTTGTTCCTTAATCAGTCATCCTCACATTAAGTTTAGTTAAGGTGATTTTATTTAATTTCACCAACAATTTCTCATTACCTATCACTGAAATGTTGTATTATACAAAAAGTAACAATCCAATTGAAGAAAGACATTGAAACAATTGAAAGGTATTTCCATACTACTAGCtccaacataaataaaaaaacaatgcaAAATCATAGACCTCAGAAAAATTGAGAAGGAAGACAGGGGGGAGCACTGACCCACATCCCTGCTTGCTATTCAGCCTCAGTTACAAGCATACTAGTTTGCTTGTATAGGAACAAACTCCTGGTGGTTTTAAATCTATTTAGATACTATTTGGTACTCAATTGATTTTGGGTTGCCAATCATTAAGTTTGAAGTAGAGAGTCTTATTGTACCGTTATATTGTTACTGGTAGTACAATATCTAGGATTTTGCACtcttatattaaaattttattttagtaaatataATATTCTATTAACAAGAGCATTGATTACTTAACCATTACAGTATAGTATTAAGATAAACAAGAAGAATTTCTTACCTCCTTAATTTGGTCTGGGAGGTTACGGAGTCCTTGAATGATCTCTGAACGGCGGGGCTGAGCTGATATTCTGTCCTCTGATACCATAAGTGCAAACATTACTAATGAAATTATCTGAGATGTATAAGCCTTAGTTGAGGCAACACCAATTTCAGGGCCAGCATTTATGTGAACACCACAGTGGGACTCGCGGCAAATTGAGGAGCCGACTGTATTAGTAATTCCAACAATAAGTGCTCCACGTTGCTTGCAGTAcctataagaaaaaaaagttagaaagCTGGTCAATTTCAGATAAAAAAAGTCCTTATTTATTATAGAATGAATGGTACTGTATTGTAATTTTGATTTAGCCTTCTAAACAAAGCATAAAGTATTGTTATGAAATACTTACAACTGTAACATCTTAATTATTGTATGAATCAAAATAGAGAATGTCTTctgaatatattaaattttaaaaatctaTGAAAATGTTCAACATAATGTCACTTACCTCAGTGCCATTAAAGTATCAGCCGTTTCTCCCGATTGTGAAATGAAAAAGCAAACATCATCCCTAAATATTGGAGTGTTACGATCTAAGAAATCAGATGCTAAATCTACCATAACGGGGAGTTCTGTTAATTCTTCTAATAGCTGACGAGTAGCAATAGCAGAATTGTATGATGTTCCACAAGCAATGAGCAAGAGGCGTCTGCAGCGACGAATTTCACCGATGTAATCCTGAAGGAATAtcaaaatttctaaaagaaatgtTTTCTATGAACTATTGAAATCATGCAATGCAATGTATTTAACAATGAAATTGGCAAGATATCTTGAAGAAAGTATTAGTATTAGCAgagaatatttctttatataatactcctgttcctgcttcctttcctctATTGTACTGTTGTACCTTTTCAAACTTTTACCTCAGAATACCAGTAAGATTTtcagaaatttaataaaaatcaaacaggttttttcctttcctcttaaaCTTTTCAGTTATTTTAGATCAATTGATCCATACCGCTGTTTCCTTGTCTAAACTCTACTGCTGGCTAAAGGAACaaggtgaatttaaaaaaaaactgaataatacCTGTAATAAGGTGATTTGATTTATATGAAAGAATGGAAGATGATAGGCTGCAGAAAATGTATGCACAAATTATAATTTTTGGGGGCAGAGTTATTAGATTGAGAGGCCCAGTATACAAGAACCCTGTggaaaatacaagagagagaggtgtGCTGTAGTATGTTGGGAAGACTGATACATTGTTGAGTTGTCTTATACGTTAATATTAGCCTAACAGTAGAAGCTTCGAGCCTGGATGTTACATCCTTAGTCCAGCagttaaaaaattaatatatctgaAACTGCTCATCTCATTTTTCCCTGTGGCCCCTTAATATTAggaaaaacatatttgttgaatACAATATAGTATATTTGTGGAATACAATACAGGTTTTTCTATAGAAGAATGTTGAAAATAAATGTCAGTAAAAGTAGGTTATGAGGGCAACTGGAAATGAAGAAGAAAGTTTAACATGGATCAGGGAAGAATGAAAGCAGTTGATTCTTATGATTTTTTGCATTTGGGTAATaccgtacagtacagtatatgtaacggATGATTTGAGATTTGAAGATTGTGTGTGTCTATGGAGATACAAAACTGGAATTTAGGAAACATGTCaaaatgcaaatgaaagaaaaggTGAATTATTGCTACTACATATGTGGAGTAGGAAGAACTAAATGGCTCAGTGCATATAGGGATATTCAAAATGCTGTAGATGAGCCTTCTGTATATGCTTATTAAGAAGCTAATACAGAATTGAGGATTTTTTCTGCACCAGGATAACCATGATTCAGCGATTTAAAAGTAAGTTTGTTACTAACTTTTCACTGTTGCAAGCCCCTAACATATAAGATAGCTGATAACATCACAATATCCTAACATAACTAAATTCAGTGTTTTATACCTTAATTCCTCCAAGTACTACAGTTTCACTGTCAAAGTTGATTCTTCCTCTCATGGTGGTGACAACTGACTCAGGCTGCTCGAAAATTTCTTTTTGCATGAAGGAGGAGAAATTGCCTTTCATGATTTGCTGGATTTCCATCTTCAATGTAGTAATTTCACGAGCATGGGTATCTTCAAGAGTTCTTTTCAGTCTGTGGATCTTCAAGACACCCTCCTTTTCAACACTTGCtacatcatcatcctgaaagaagaaATACATCTTTTACAGACAGCCAAGCCTAGAGTTAATGGTTGAAAGTACCAAGTATTTGAAATAACATACATATGGTATGTTTCTGCAATGTAAAGAAATCAAATTGAATTGTTTTCTTACGTTTATTTCAATTATAAACAAATTTGAATGTTAATAATATTGAATCACTAATTAAGAGAGAAACAAATTCTTGATCTCTTCAACAAGATCCAATTGGAAATCACTGTTAATCTAGTACTGTATATTACTTGAGACCATTTTAGATCTATGGTCATCTAACTGTTTGGTACATCTTCTGAGGTTATTATTTATATGGAGATAATAAAACTTTGTGGCTAAGAAAAGGGATTCAAAATAATGTAGAACAAATTGGCAAGGATAAAGTATCAAATATTGATAGTGAAATATTGTTTATAAGTAGAGAAAGATGCAAGTGTGTTAGAAAAAGCTGGATTACGAAGGTGAATAAAATTGACAAAGATGGAGCAACGAATTAATATAAAGGAAGAATTGATGTGTTATATTCATAAAAGTACTtaggaatacagtacagtatatgcaaaaatgTGAAATATGACAGTATAGCAAaatgtttgaaaagaaaaaaaaagatgcatgTATGAGGAAGCAAAAGTTAAGATGCAAGACATAATGACTGTGCCAATGCTCCTCTGTGAAGTGATAAATTAGAGAGAGAACATGAGTAAAGTAACATCGATTTAAAGGATGATTGACTACAAAAATTATCGTAAATCGGTGGAAAGATTTTATGTTTTCAGATAGTTTAGATATATGGGGAAAAAAGGATGATAAGAGACTGTCCCtgaaatttccaattttttatagGAAGCAAGAGTGTGAGAAGTTAGCTAGATGAAGTCAAATTGGAATAACATTAAAAATGAAGAGGAGTGAGAGTGGGTTGACAAAATTGAATGGTGCATTGTTTGTGAGAGATAGGCTGATTTGTTGATGATGACCGACTGTTCAAGTATATcatacaatagatttttttttgttttttttttttggtcagttaAAGAATGGAGGTCTGACTTAGTAGCTAATTACCACTGCAAGTTTTACAAAAGGTTTTCAATAGCCAGagcaaaactaaaaacaaaaatgcTTTTACGATTAAAAAATACCTTTTACAATCTGGAAATGCAGATGCATACATTTCAACCCTATTCAAGAATGAAGATTGCATATAGCTACACATTCTATTATAATACTATAGCAATTTCATTATCAACACTAATAAATAACAAGATGACTAAGGCTTAAATTTTTAGTGTCTGAACAACATTTTAATACTACAGTACACTTACAAGAAGATATATGACTCTGTCAGTGTGTTCAATGATAGCGGATGCATCAGAGGCAAAGAAATATTCAACTTCTTTGTTGTCTCCTTGAGGAAGGAACTCTGAGGTGGATTGTGATCGTGCAAGACCGTGTGCTGGAATTTCGTGACCATGTGGACGATGATCTGTGTGGACAAAAGTAAAAGTAGTTTTCCATCtgtcttttcttaaaaaaaaactgaattactttgtacttaaaatatataattagtgTACTTAAAAGCAAAATCTACAAATAATTTAATGCAATTGTAATAAAAGGTTCAGGATGAAGCGAGTTACTCAAGATGAAgattttaaggaaaaaatattctaCATACAACTGGgtcaaataaaaagggaaaaagttaaaaataaagacAATATCTACAAAATATAACGGCTATATTACTGTTTCAAGTGAGGTAACATACGATGTGCACACTTTACCTGACTGGGTGTCTGTTGGGGTATTTAGGGACAGAGGTACAATATAGTGGGTTTGGGAATCATGCGGCGGATGACCAGAGATGGAAGCCAGCCGTAACGAAAATAAAAAAGGGTGGAAAATACAATACAATTAGGTTAGTATATTCATTGCATCGTACTAAACATTTACTAGAAATACAACGTCCGAATGTGTGACGTTGCCTGTGTCACTTTTAATATTGCAGTAGAAAATGTCGAAGAGATAAACATGCTTGCCAGTCAATCACTGATGACTGTAGACAATCTTGAGTAACCAAATGTCTTGGGCAAAGAAGCAAGTCATTCTTACTAGTTATTACTAAAAGATGTATTGAGAATATAAAAATGATATAAGTGCCAGTAATGGAATGAGTGAATAAACTACTGTACTATAAATTAAGGAAACATGCTAAAACACCAGCCATAAAATAGTTTTGCTTAGCAGTTTGTTTATGAAATTTCTCACCATCAACAGTACAAAATGAAAATGACATTcaaaagaatgataaatagaaTGGGAATATTTTACAGAATAAAATCTACTCTGTTATCTGTTCTAATCCTGGGCAGCCAACCCAAAAATATCTTATCATGCAAAGATTTATGATGGTGTGTCCATAGGTATTCCAtatttacagtaataaaaaaaaatggtaattatttATGTCACCACATATTTGATGTCATGTGTCAGTTACAAGGTGTGGTAAATTTTCAGTAGAATAAGATATTTGTACATCATTTTTCAAGCAGTATTTTACAGCATTTTAACAGTCCTGAATTTGAAGCAAAAACCATAATTATAACGTATAGGCTTTCAGTTCTGTCATGTCTACCAACAATAAAAgctgatatctcatatataaacaatatatacagtatgtacacgcAACATTAGTATGTATCTTGTATATTTAATGATACATATGTTAACAATTTGTTTCATAGCTAGAAAGACCAATTAATGTTCACACTGAATTTATTATTAACAACTAATTGCTTTCCGCATTGAAAACTgaattattaatttcataaaatatcattaacataattaacaactaaattaaaaaagcaattaaatttatcatgaaaaataagttaaaaataaaatgGCAAAGGATATTACCTTTCAATTTGGAATGTTCTGTTAAAAAGACAGGATCAGGatttggaaagaaagaaaaaaaggtgtGTTATTGAAAACTAGATAGATTTAAAATATGGTATAAAGTACAGACAACTATTTACATTGTTTTGTCATTAAAATTGAGACCAAAAACCTCAAAATACTTTAAAAAGACTGAAACTCAAACAACATAGAGCACTCATCAAATGTGAGACTTTAGTGTATGAGCCTGTGAAGATTAAACAATTCAACTCTAACTTCTGTAGACCAAATTTTTCCAACTGAAATTAGAGATGATACCTGTGAAGGTACATCAGAAATGACAGACTGATAGTTAATGCATCTTCAAACATCATTAAGTAAGCTCTTTCAATTCCTAAAATACCTTTTAGagatcatatacaatatatatatatatattatatatatatatatatatatatatatatatatatatatatatatatatatatatatatatatatatatatatatatatatatatatattatatatatatatacctatatatatatatatacacatatactatatatatatatatatatatatatatatatatatatatatatatatatatatatatatatatatatatatatatatatatatatatatattatatatatatatacctatatatatatatatacacatatactatatatatatatatatatatatatatatatatatatatatatatatatatatatatatatatatatatatatatatacagtatatatatatatatatatatatatatatatatatatatatatatatatatatatatatatatatatatatatatatatatatatatatatacatatatatattatatctatctatctatctatctatctatatatatatatatattatatatatatacagtatatatatatatatatatatatatatatatatatatatatatatatatatatatatatatatatatatatatatatatatatgtatatatctatctatctatctatctatctatatctatatctatatctatatctatatatatatatatatatatatatatatatatatatatatatatatatatatatatatatatatatatctatatatctatatatctatatatc
This genomic stretch from Palaemon carinicauda isolate YSFRI2023 chromosome 12, ASM3689809v2, whole genome shotgun sequence harbors:
- the LOC137651257 gene encoding glutamine--fructose-6-phosphate aminotransferase [isomerizing] 2-like isoform X9, with amino-acid sequence MWISFAGIITNYKDVKQFLVQKGHKFRSDTDTEIIAKLIKHIHGLHPNYSFRELVEQVIQQLEGAFALCFKSMHFPGEVVATRRGSPLLVGIKTKTKLATDHIPILYSKDVFEFGGRALSTRDRDHRPHGHEIPAHGLARSQSTSEFLPQGDNKEVEYFFASDASAIIEHTDRVIYLLDDDVASVEKEGVLKIHRLKRTLEDTHAREITTLKMEIQQIMKGNFSSFMQKEIFEQPESVVTTMRGRINFDSETVVLGGIKDYIGEIRRCRRLLLIACGTSYNSAIATRQLLEELTELPVMVDLASDFLDRNTPIFRDDVCFFISQSGETADTLMALRYCKQRGALIVGITNTVGSSICRESHCGVHINAGPEIGVASTKAYTSQIISLVMFALMVSEDRISAQPRRSEIIQGLRNLPDQIKEVLELDSKIQEISKKVFEKKSLLVLGRGYNYATCLEGALKIKEITYMHSEGILAGELKHGPLALVDKGMPIIMICTRDNVFVKCMNALQQVTAREGRPILICHKNDQEPQKYGSSVLEVPKTVDCLQGILTVIPLQLVSYHVAVLKGCNVDCPRNLAKSVTVE
- the LOC137651257 gene encoding glutamine--fructose-6-phosphate aminotransferase [isomerizing] 2-like isoform X6, with amino-acid sequence MWISFAGIITNYKDVKQFLVQKGHKFRSDTDTEIIAKLIKHIHGLHPNYSFRELVEQVIQQLEGAFALCFKSMHFPGEVVATRRGSPLLVGIKTKTKLATDHIPILYSKDVFEFGGRALSTRDREHSKLKDHRPHGHEIPAHGLARSQSTSEFLPQGDNKEVEYFFASDASAIIEHTDRVIYLLDDDVASVEKEGVLKIHRLKRTLEDTHAREITTLKMEIQQIMKGNFSSFMQKEIFEQPESVVTTMRGRINFDSETVVLGGIKDYIGEIRRCRRLLLIACGTSYNSAIATRQLLEELTELPVMVDLASDFLDRNTPIFRDDVCFFISQSGETADTLMALRYCKQRGALIVGITNTVGSSICRESHCGVHINAGPEIGVASTKAYTSQIISLVMFALMVSEDRISAQPRRSEIIQGLRNLPDQIKEVLELDSKIQEISKKVFEKKSLLVLGRGYNYATCLEGALKIKEITYMHSEGILAGELKHGPLALVDKGMPIIMICTRDNVFVKCMNALQQVTAREGRPILICHKNDQEPQKYGSSVLEVPKTVDCLQGILTVIPLQLVSYHVAVLKGCNVDCPRNLAKSVTVE
- the LOC137651257 gene encoding glutamine--fructose-6-phosphate aminotransferase [isomerizing] 2-like isoform X7, producing the protein MWISFAGIITNYKDVKQFLVQKGHKFRSDTDTEIIAKLIKHIHGLHPNYSFRELVEQVIQQLEGAFALCFKSMHFPGEVVATRRGSPLLVGIKTKTKLATDHIPILYSKDSPEKVELKEHSKLKDTQSDHRPHGHEIPAHGLARSQSTSEFLPQGDNKEVEYFFASDASAIIEHTDRVIYLLDDDVASVEKEGVLKIHRLKRTLEDTHAREITTLKMEIQQIMKGNFSSFMQKEIFEQPESVVTTMRGRINFDSETVVLGGIKDYIGEIRRCRRLLLIACGTSYNSAIATRQLLEELTELPVMVDLASDFLDRNTPIFRDDVCFFISQSGETADTLMALRYCKQRGALIVGITNTVGSSICRESHCGVHINAGPEIGVASTKAYTSQIISLVMFALMVSEDRISAQPRRSEIIQGLRNLPDQIKEVLELDSKIQEISKKVFEKKSLLVLGRGYNYATCLEGALKIKEITYMHSEGILAGELKHGPLALVDKGMPIIMICTRDNVFVKCMNALQQVTAREGRPILICHKNDQEPQKYGSSVLEVPKTVDCLQGILTVIPLQLVSYHVAVLKGCNVDCPRNLAKSVTVE
- the LOC137651257 gene encoding glutamine--fructose-6-phosphate aminotransferase [isomerizing] 2-like isoform X12, with protein sequence MWISFAGIITNYKDVKQFLVQKGHKFRSDTDTEIIAKLIKHIHGLHPNYSFRELVEQVIQQLEGAFALCFKSMHFPGEVVATRRGSPLLVGIKTKTKLATDHIPILYSKDSPEKVELKDHRPHGHEIPAHGLARSQSTSEFLPQGDNKEVEYFFASDASAIIEHTDRVIYLLDDDVASVEKEGVLKIHRLKRTLEDTHAREITTLKMEIQQIMKGNFSSFMQKEIFEQPESVVTTMRGRINFDSETVVLGGIKDYIGEIRRCRRLLLIACGTSYNSAIATRQLLEELTELPVMVDLASDFLDRNTPIFRDDVCFFISQSGETADTLMALRYCKQRGALIVGITNTVGSSICRESHCGVHINAGPEIGVASTKAYTSQIISLVMFALMVSEDRISAQPRRSEIIQGLRNLPDQIKEVLELDSKIQEISKKVFEKKSLLVLGRGYNYATCLEGALKIKEITYMHSEGILAGELKHGPLALVDKGMPIIMICTRDNVFVKCMNALQQVTAREGRPILICHKNDQEPQKYGSSVLEVPKTVDCLQGILTVIPLQLVSYHVAVLKGCNVDCPRNLAKSVTVE
- the LOC137651257 gene encoding glutamine--fructose-6-phosphate aminotransferase [isomerizing] 2-like isoform X11, with protein sequence MWISFAGIITNYKDVKQFLVQKGHKFRSDTDTEIIAKLIKHIHGLHPNYSFRELVEQVIQQLEGAFALCFKSMHFPGEVVATRRGSPLLVGIKTKTKLATDHIPILYSKEHSKLKDTQSDHRPHGHEIPAHGLARSQSTSEFLPQGDNKEVEYFFASDASAIIEHTDRVIYLLDDDVASVEKEGVLKIHRLKRTLEDTHAREITTLKMEIQQIMKGNFSSFMQKEIFEQPESVVTTMRGRINFDSETVVLGGIKDYIGEIRRCRRLLLIACGTSYNSAIATRQLLEELTELPVMVDLASDFLDRNTPIFRDDVCFFISQSGETADTLMALRYCKQRGALIVGITNTVGSSICRESHCGVHINAGPEIGVASTKAYTSQIISLVMFALMVSEDRISAQPRRSEIIQGLRNLPDQIKEVLELDSKIQEISKKVFEKKSLLVLGRGYNYATCLEGALKIKEITYMHSEGILAGELKHGPLALVDKGMPIIMICTRDNVFVKCMNALQQVTAREGRPILICHKNDQEPQKYGSSVLEVPKTVDCLQGILTVIPLQLVSYHVAVLKGCNVDCPRNLAKSVTVE
- the LOC137651257 gene encoding glutamine--fructose-6-phosphate aminotransferase [isomerizing] 2-like isoform X14 — translated: MWISFAGIITNYKDVKQFLVQKGHKFRSDTDTEIIAKLIKHIHGLHPNYSFRELVEQVIQQLEGAFALCFKSMHFPGEVVATRRGSPLLVGIKTKTKLATDHIPILYSKDHRPHGHEIPAHGLARSQSTSEFLPQGDNKEVEYFFASDASAIIEHTDRVIYLLDDDVASVEKEGVLKIHRLKRTLEDTHAREITTLKMEIQQIMKGNFSSFMQKEIFEQPESVVTTMRGRINFDSETVVLGGIKDYIGEIRRCRRLLLIACGTSYNSAIATRQLLEELTELPVMVDLASDFLDRNTPIFRDDVCFFISQSGETADTLMALRYCKQRGALIVGITNTVGSSICRESHCGVHINAGPEIGVASTKAYTSQIISLVMFALMVSEDRISAQPRRSEIIQGLRNLPDQIKEVLELDSKIQEISKKVFEKKSLLVLGRGYNYATCLEGALKIKEITYMHSEGILAGELKHGPLALVDKGMPIIMICTRDNVFVKCMNALQQVTAREGRPILICHKNDQEPQKYGSSVLEVPKTVDCLQGILTVIPLQLVSYHVAVLKGCNVDCPRNLAKSVTVE